A genomic stretch from Bacillus sp. E(2018) includes:
- a CDS encoding cation diffusion facilitator family transporter produces the protein MQSDQQKRVERGVYLSLGAYIFLSIVKLVSGIFYNSDALVADGLNNATDIIASIAVLIGLKISRKPADEDHPYGHLRAETIASMVASFIMVVIGIEVLISSIKKMFNGVETEPSLTAALIALFGAAVMIIVFLYNIKVAKETDSQGLKAAALDNRSDAFVSIGAAVGILGAQIGLPWLDPAAAVLVGLIIIKTGWEIFTETSHNLSDGFDYEEGKEMEHKILDVEGVENVGDLKARKHGNRAIIDVTIKVDPSLNVVESHEITEKIEDTIKEAYNVESIQVHVEPEDGKNKDNPLK, from the coding sequence ATGCAATCTGATCAGCAAAAAAGAGTGGAACGCGGTGTTTATCTTAGTTTAGGAGCATATATCTTTCTATCAATAGTTAAACTGGTGTCAGGTATTTTCTATAATTCCGATGCATTAGTTGCTGACGGATTAAACAATGCTACTGACATAATCGCCTCTATCGCAGTATTAATAGGTTTGAAAATTTCAAGGAAGCCAGCAGATGAAGATCATCCTTATGGACACTTGCGTGCAGAAACGATTGCATCAATGGTTGCTTCCTTTATTATGGTAGTTATCGGTATAGAAGTATTGATATCTTCTATTAAAAAGATGTTTAACGGAGTGGAGACGGAGCCTTCGCTGACGGCAGCCTTGATCGCCCTGTTTGGTGCAGCAGTAATGATCATCGTTTTTTTGTATAATATTAAGGTAGCAAAAGAAACAGACAGCCAAGGGCTAAAAGCGGCCGCTCTAGATAACCGTTCAGACGCTTTTGTTAGTATTGGAGCAGCAGTCGGAATTCTTGGTGCGCAGATCGGCTTACCGTGGCTAGATCCTGCTGCAGCAGTTCTTGTTGGCCTAATCATCATTAAAACAGGTTGGGAGATTTTCACTGAAACCTCCCATAATCTTTCTGATGGCTTTGATTATGAAGAAGGCAAGGAAATGGAGCACAAGATTCTAGATGTAGAAGGTGTAGAAAACGTGGGAGACTTGAAAGCTCGTAAACACGGTAACCGAGCGATTATCGATGTAACGATTAAAGTTGATCCTTCTCTTAATGTAGTGGAAAGTCATGAGATCACAGAAAAGATAGAAGACACGATTAAAGAAGCTTATAATGTCGAAAGTATACAAGTTCACGTTGAACCAGAGGACGGGAAGAACAAAGATAACCCATTAAAGTGA
- a CDS encoding SDR family oxidoreductase: MVKTKGTVLITGAAQGIGKQIALDFAKAGWKVSLIDYNKNELEHTFSEVRQIQTDSIFITCDVKNPEEIIKAVSETHDRLGGLNCVINNAGISKWKSPYELTVDEWDNILNTNLRSVFLFSREAAKYMSQSGGGSIINMASTRAAMSEPHSEAYAATKGGIVALTHALAASFSEDFITVNSISPGWIHTGDYKKLREVDHDQHLSKRVGMPADISRACLFLAQSDNNFITGENITIDGGMTRKMIYEH, encoded by the coding sequence ATGGTTAAGACTAAAGGTACAGTATTAATTACAGGAGCTGCTCAGGGGATTGGAAAACAGATAGCACTTGATTTTGCTAAAGCAGGATGGAAGGTCTCGCTAATTGATTACAATAAAAATGAGCTTGAACATACATTTTCTGAAGTCCGTCAAATTCAAACAGATAGCATCTTTATTACATGCGATGTAAAAAATCCAGAGGAAATTATAAAAGCGGTATCAGAAACACATGATAGATTAGGTGGTCTGAACTGTGTGATCAACAACGCTGGTATTTCAAAATGGAAATCGCCATATGAATTAACAGTAGATGAATGGGATAACATTTTAAACACAAACTTGCGAAGTGTTTTTCTTTTTTCTAGAGAAGCTGCTAAGTACATGTCTCAGTCTGGAGGAGGTTCTATCATCAATATGGCCTCCACTCGTGCAGCAATGTCTGAGCCCCATTCCGAAGCATATGCGGCAACTAAGGGCGGAATTGTTGCTTTAACTCACGCCTTGGCTGCATCGTTCTCTGAAGATTTTATTACCGTAAACTCCATTAGTCCTGGCTGGATACATACAGGAGATTATAAGAAACTGCGTGAAGTTGATCATGATCAGCATCTCTCAAAAAGAGTGGGTATGCCAGCTGATATTTCAAGGGCATGCTTATTTTTAGCGCAGTCTGACAATAATTTTATTACCGGGGAAAATATTACGATCGATGGTGGGATGACTAGAAAAATGATCTATGAACATTAA
- the lhgO gene encoding L-2-hydroxyglutarate oxidase gives MTDIVIIGGGIVGLSTAYSLSKRFPHARLIVLEKEDSWSKHQTGNNSGVIHSGIYYKPGSLKAKFAKEGNTELIDFCQKHNVNYEQCGKIIVATKQDELPHIKNLYQRGIANELELSMIGPDQIKEEEPYVQGIQAVKVPSAGIVDYKQVCLALVSTLEKHGVELLLNTEVKSIVEKSEHVDIITNQREFTARYVVNCGGLHSDRLAKMTGLTPDLKIIPFRGEYFELKPEKQYLVKNLIYPVPNPEFPFLGVHFTRMINGGVEAGPNAVLGLKREGYSKRDINFKDAAEIMLYSGFWKMARKYWKEGTVEIWRSFSKKAFVKSLQELVPDIQESDIIPSPSGVRAQALRSNGSLVDDFFIEQSKRSINVCNAPSPAATACFPIGREIARRVPEIEYNLFAAK, from the coding sequence ATGACAGATATCGTAATTATCGGGGGAGGAATTGTTGGATTATCGACTGCGTACTCATTGAGCAAGCGATTTCCACACGCTCGTCTTATTGTATTAGAAAAAGAAGATTCATGGTCCAAACATCAGACAGGAAATAACAGCGGTGTCATTCATTCAGGCATTTACTATAAGCCAGGCAGTTTAAAAGCGAAATTTGCAAAAGAAGGAAATACAGAATTGATAGACTTTTGTCAGAAGCATAATGTGAACTATGAACAATGCGGCAAAATTATAGTGGCAACAAAACAAGATGAATTACCTCATATAAAAAATTTGTATCAAAGAGGTATTGCAAACGAGCTTGAACTATCAATGATTGGACCAGATCAAATAAAAGAAGAAGAGCCATATGTTCAAGGGATACAGGCAGTTAAGGTACCCTCAGCGGGCATTGTTGACTACAAGCAGGTATGTTTAGCTCTTGTTTCAACTTTAGAAAAGCATGGAGTTGAACTGCTTTTAAATACTGAAGTAAAGAGCATTGTTGAAAAATCGGAGCATGTAGACATTATCACAAATCAAAGAGAATTCACTGCTAGATATGTTGTGAATTGTGGAGGTCTACACAGTGATCGGCTCGCTAAAATGACGGGTTTAACACCAGATCTAAAAATAATTCCTTTTAGAGGAGAGTACTTCGAACTAAAGCCAGAAAAACAATATTTAGTTAAAAACTTAATATATCCTGTTCCGAATCCAGAGTTTCCTTTTTTAGGCGTGCATTTTACCAGAATGATAAACGGTGGTGTTGAGGCTGGTCCGAATGCAGTATTAGGATTAAAGAGAGAAGGCTATTCAAAACGTGACATTAACTTTAAAGATGCAGCAGAAATCATGCTGTATTCAGGTTTTTGGAAGATGGCACGTAAGTATTGGAAAGAAGGTACGGTTGAAATTTGGCGATCATTTAGTAAGAAAGCATTTGTGAAAAGTCTACAAGAGCTTGTACCTGACATTCAAGAAAGTGATATTATTCCTTCACCATCAGGTGTTAGAGCACAAGCTTTGCGATCCAATGGCTCACTAGTTGATGATTTTTTTATAGAACAGAGCAAACGGAGTATCAATGTGTGTAATGCTCCTTCTCCAGCAGCTACCGCATGTTTTCCAATAGGAAGGGAAATTGCTAGAAGAGTGCCTGAAATAGAGTATAATCTTTTTGCAGCAAAATAA
- the glaH gene encoding glutarate dioxygenase GlaH → MSVTKENEKTFVGTYGTFKVNSHPNHQRLYHLVIEKDSLLAFLTENQLVNAQQLEYVPYMRLVLSQSLERHLSSSFSKTVRSILHDRNSGGFTVGMQGLTQNYDDYIKFSTALSHLIGGVNFDAMSGTYYARFTVKDTDESDSYLRQAYRRFTLHTDGTFVDEPTDWLLMMKFAEENAKGGESRLLHLDDWEELDHFSKHPLASCRIEYKAPASKNVVQNVYNETFFEHNGKPCICFIDQFANPTTMQQAVYLKNLSESMENSKNTIDLPLPVGDLVMVNNTFWLHGRAAFERNPELHRELLRQRGYFARV, encoded by the coding sequence ATGAGCGTAACTAAAGAAAATGAGAAAACATTTGTAGGAACATACGGTACTTTTAAGGTGAATAGTCATCCGAATCATCAACGACTATATCATCTAGTCATTGAAAAAGATTCATTATTAGCATTTTTGACTGAAAATCAACTAGTGAATGCACAACAATTAGAGTACGTTCCTTATATGAGACTCGTATTATCGCAATCATTGGAAAGGCACTTAAGCAGTTCTTTTTCTAAAACGGTTCGTTCCATTTTACACGATCGGAATTCAGGTGGTTTTACAGTTGGAATGCAAGGGTTAACTCAAAATTATGATGATTATATTAAATTTTCAACTGCATTATCGCACTTGATCGGTGGGGTAAACTTTGATGCGATGTCAGGAACCTACTACGCTAGATTTACAGTTAAAGATACAGACGAAAGTGATTCCTACTTAAGGCAAGCATATCGACGTTTTACTCTTCATACAGATGGAACGTTCGTAGATGAACCAACGGATTGGCTCCTAATGATGAAGTTTGCTGAAGAAAATGCGAAAGGTGGAGAGTCTCGGTTATTACATTTAGATGATTGGGAAGAGTTAGACCACTTTTCCAAACACCCCTTAGCTTCTTGTCGTATTGAATACAAGGCGCCAGCTAGTAAAAATGTTGTACAGAATGTTTATAATGAAACATTTTTTGAACATAATGGCAAACCATGTATCTGTTTTATTGATCAATTTGCTAATCCAACAACGATGCAGCAAGCTGTTTACTTGAAAAATTTATCTGAGTCAATGGAGAACAGCAAGAACACTATCGATCTCCCTCTCCCAGTAGGAGACCTTGTTATGGTGAACAATACATTCTGGCTGCATGGCAGAGCTGCATTTGAGAGAAATCCTGAGCTTCATCGTGAATTACTAAGACAAAGAGGCTATTTTGCTAGAGTGTAA
- a CDS encoding DUF3870 domain-containing protein → MLERTRILAGHAKLPQGMSASEIHQTLTVTIETDHQYWVILNASCTLSTLHAQNFFSSLLKGFSLMDGCDPIVHAIERNYHGKAKIALITAVKDAYKQYSAIRVKTEV, encoded by the coding sequence ATGTTGGAACGAACTAGAATACTAGCGGGTCATGCAAAGCTTCCTCAAGGAATGTCTGCGAGTGAAATTCATCAAACGTTAACAGTTACTATTGAAACAGATCATCAATATTGGGTGATTCTCAATGCTTCATGTACTTTATCAACGCTACACGCTCAAAATTTTTTCAGTAGTTTATTAAAAGGGTTTAGTCTGATGGACGGATGTGATCCAATTGTGCATGCAATTGAAAGAAATTATCACGGAAAGGCAAAAATTGCATTAATAACGGCGGTAAAAGATGCCTATAAACAGTATAGTGCAATAAGAGTAAAAACAGAGGTCTGA
- a CDS encoding PaaI family thioesterase → MPLTIDEIHKEFVNCPYLHHLGIEIVSFEEEDVRIKLKIQNELLNTNGTLHGGVYASIIDFVQSMHLRSVTKTRCVTMSLTVHFTAPVQTGYIYAEANIISKGYKTAFVDGIIKDEYGNIVSKGTGTFKLIHV, encoded by the coding sequence ATGCCATTAACAATTGATGAAATCCACAAAGAATTTGTGAATTGTCCATACCTTCACCACTTAGGTATAGAGATCGTATCTTTTGAAGAAGAAGATGTGAGGATAAAATTAAAAATACAGAATGAATTATTGAATACGAATGGTACCCTTCATGGAGGTGTATATGCCTCGATTATCGACTTCGTTCAAAGTATGCATCTTCGCTCTGTTACGAAGACGAGGTGTGTGACGATGAGTTTAACCGTTCATTTTACAGCACCAGTCCAAACAGGCTACATATATGCAGAGGCCAATATTATTTCTAAAGGTTATAAGACTGCTTTTGTGGATGGAATCATTAAAGATGAGTACGGAAATATCGTTTCAAAAGGAACAGGGACTTTTAAGTTGATTCATGTGTAG
- a CDS encoding enoyl-CoA hydratase-related protein gives MQTFQNIIVEKSNQLAYLIINLPEQRNALSKETLLEIKKALDELKSDDQIYCIVFTGKGDKSFAAGADISQLKDREPLDVFNPDGMQDTYDYIEGFGKPTIAMINGYALGGGCELAMACDIRIASQDAKLGLPELNLGIIPSAGGTQRLTRLIGKGKAMELILTGKIISADEAERIGLVSEVAPARQLKEYVERTAHQIISKGPLAVKFAKLAIHAGYDSDMKAGLLIEKLAQAVLFSTEDKKEGTRAFLEKRAPEFISR, from the coding sequence ATGCAAACCTTTCAAAATATTATTGTTGAAAAATCTAATCAGCTCGCCTATCTAATTATAAACTTACCTGAACAGCGAAATGCGCTGAGTAAAGAAACACTCTTAGAGATAAAGAAAGCGTTGGATGAGTTAAAGAGCGATGATCAAATTTACTGTATCGTATTTACAGGGAAAGGAGACAAATCATTTGCAGCAGGAGCAGATATTAGTCAGTTGAAAGACCGTGAGCCTTTAGATGTTTTCAATCCAGATGGAATGCAAGATACGTATGATTATATTGAAGGTTTTGGGAAGCCGACTATTGCTATGATAAATGGATATGCTTTAGGCGGAGGATGCGAGCTTGCTATGGCATGTGATATTAGAATAGCTTCTCAGGATGCGAAACTTGGTCTTCCTGAATTAAACTTAGGTATTATTCCAAGTGCAGGGGGAACACAACGATTAACGCGTTTAATCGGAAAAGGAAAAGCGATGGAACTTATACTGACTGGAAAAATAATATCGGCAGATGAAGCGGAAAGAATTGGCCTCGTATCAGAAGTTGCACCAGCTAGACAATTGAAAGAATACGTAGAGAGAACGGCACATCAAATCATATCTAAAGGACCGCTGGCAGTTAAGTTTGCTAAATTAGCCATTCATGCTGGTTATGATTCTGATATGAAAGCTGGATTGTTAATAGAAAAGCTGGCTCAAGCTGTTTTATTTTCAACCGAAGATAAAAAGGAAGGAACAAGAGCTTTTCTTGAGAAAAGAGCTCCTGAATTCATATCTAGATAG
- a CDS encoding thiolase family protein, whose protein sequence is MTTPVIVSAVRTAIGKQGGALATLPYYMFGAEVMREAVRRAEIQHHEIDDVIFGNCLSGGGNPARMTLLQAGIPFEVPGMTIDRQCGTGINAVALAADLIKAGRGSVYLTGGVESMSRSPYLLSPATRTYDRNPPQFIKRKLSPDDIGDPPMGITAENVAEKYKITREEQDEYAAESQRRMARAMEEGLFDKQIVPIEIRGKKETYVFKQDEHPRHSTTIESLSPLSPVFKEGGTVTAGNASGVNDGASALVMMSHDEAQKRHLTVLAAVVDSQVAGVDPNMMGMGPVPAVRKLLKRNQLSIKDIDFVELNEAFASQVLACNRELEIPKEKLNVNGGAIAHGHPIAATGGILITKAVYHMNKTRAKRTIVTACIGGGQGIAILLENTNEVK, encoded by the coding sequence ATGACTACACCTGTTATTGTGTCAGCTGTTAGAACAGCAATCGGCAAACAAGGAGGGGCTTTGGCGACACTTCCTTATTATATGTTCGGAGCAGAAGTAATGAGAGAGGCAGTGAGAAGAGCAGAAATTCAGCATCACGAGATTGATGATGTTATTTTTGGGAATTGTTTAAGTGGAGGAGGAAATCCAGCAAGAATGACGTTATTACAAGCTGGAATACCATTTGAAGTACCTGGTATGACGATTGACCGTCAATGTGGTACAGGCATTAATGCAGTTGCCCTTGCAGCAGATCTTATCAAGGCTGGAAGAGGAAGTGTGTATTTAACTGGAGGAGTAGAAAGCATGTCACGTTCTCCCTATCTATTATCACCAGCAACTAGAACGTATGACCGAAATCCTCCACAGTTTATTAAGAGAAAACTCTCTCCTGACGACATTGGCGACCCACCAATGGGCATCACAGCTGAAAATGTTGCTGAAAAATATAAGATTACAAGAGAAGAACAAGACGAATATGCAGCTGAAAGTCAAAGACGTATGGCAAGGGCTATGGAAGAGGGATTGTTTGATAAGCAAATCGTACCTATTGAGATAAGAGGTAAGAAAGAAACATATGTTTTTAAACAAGATGAACATCCTCGCCATTCAACAACTATAGAAAGTTTATCCCCTCTTTCCCCTGTATTTAAAGAGGGTGGAACGGTTACAGCTGGAAATGCATCAGGTGTGAATGACGGTGCGTCTGCATTAGTGATGATGTCTCATGATGAAGCCCAGAAGCGCCATTTAACAGTACTTGCTGCAGTTGTAGATTCACAAGTTGCAGGAGTAGATCCAAATATGATGGGTATGGGTCCGGTTCCTGCAGTTAGAAAACTACTAAAACGAAACCAATTGTCGATCAAGGATATAGATTTTGTGGAATTGAACGAAGCATTTGCATCCCAAGTCCTAGCATGTAACCGTGAGTTGGAGATTCCAAAAGAAAAATTAAATGTTAACGGTGGTGCTATCGCGCATGGCCATCCAATTGCAGCGACAGGAGGGATTTTAATAACGAAAGCGGTCTATCATATGAATAAGACACGTGCCAAACGTACGATTGTTACGGCATGTATCGGTGGTGGACAAGGGATAGCGATTTTATTAGAAAATACAAACGAGGTGAAGTAA
- a CDS encoding PaaI family thioesterase, translating into MINERNYNSHSAFFNHLGIKREPNENKNVIISLNMKEEHCNESGVLSNGIYYTLLDIALGTSITEMKNCFTITINMHVQVYENRYVEQLTCKGRSINITGNIGSGVGDIFDENGNHCASGSATFKIIPAGGERKY; encoded by the coding sequence ATGATAAACGAAAGAAATTATAATTCACATTCAGCATTCTTTAATCATCTAGGAATAAAGAGGGAACCAAATGAGAATAAGAATGTCATCATATCACTCAATATGAAAGAAGAGCATTGTAATGAGTCAGGAGTGTTATCAAATGGAATCTATTATACCCTGCTTGATATAGCACTTGGGACTTCGATTACAGAAATGAAAAATTGCTTTACGATAACGATTAACATGCATGTTCAAGTATATGAAAACAGGTATGTAGAGCAACTTACATGCAAAGGACGTTCTATTAATATAACCGGAAATATTGGAAGTGGAGTAGGAGACATATTTGATGAGAATGGAAATCATTGTGCTTCAGGTTCGGCTACTTTCAAAATCATTCCGGCAGGAGGGGAGCGTAAATACTAA